In Nostoc sp. GT001, a genomic segment contains:
- a CDS encoding sucrase ferredoxin encodes MVNSFCALESRDVGEDPIANAYNFDFFVMIECPTPWIDETFNSKSVPDNLRNLVKEFAEYEIAVEFLLIYNKELQQPDTTRVLIFHSPTGFAQGYSKSEFLLSDITEAATIIKKCLFEKNLDTCINECDTRDIFICTHGSRDKCCAKFGNPFYRQAKNIVKDLGMKNVRVWQSSHFGGHRFAPTAIDFPEARYYARLDSESFSSILTRTGNLEFIKHIYRGWAILPEAAQVLEREMILIYGWQWLSYKVDYQIIQQTENGEFNRIKLNFLKPDGSLGSVKADVLVDKAKTLYLSDCQGEIVETIPQFYVENLLAEVYE; translated from the coding sequence ATGGTTAATTCCTTTTGTGCCTTAGAGTCTCGTGATGTTGGTGAAGATCCAATTGCCAATGCTTACAATTTTGATTTTTTTGTGATGATTGAATGTCCAACTCCTTGGATAGATGAGACATTTAATTCTAAATCAGTTCCCGATAATCTGCGAAATCTAGTTAAAGAATTTGCAGAATATGAGATAGCTGTAGAGTTTTTATTAATTTATAATAAAGAATTGCAGCAGCCAGATACAACAAGAGTTTTGATATTTCATAGTCCTACTGGTTTTGCTCAAGGATATAGCAAATCTGAATTTTTATTATCTGATATTACTGAGGCGGCAACTATTATTAAAAAATGCTTATTTGAGAAAAATTTAGATACTTGTATTAACGAATGTGACACAAGAGATATTTTTATATGTACTCATGGTAGCCGTGATAAATGCTGTGCTAAATTTGGTAATCCTTTTTATCGTCAGGCAAAAAATATCGTTAAAGATTTAGGCATGAAGAATGTCAGAGTTTGGCAATCTAGTCACTTTGGTGGTCATCGTTTTGCACCTACTGCTATCGATTTTCCAGAGGCTAGATACTATGCTAGGTTAGATTCTGAATCATTTTCTTCCATTTTGACCCGCACTGGAAATCTTGAATTTATTAAGCATATTTATCGTGGGTGGGCAATATTACCAGAAGCTGCACAGGTTTTAGAAAGAGAAATGATTCTTATCTATGGTTGGCAATGGTTAAGTTACAAAGTTGATTATCAAATTATCCAACAAACTGAGAATGGGGAATTTAATCGCATAAAACTAAATTTTCTTAAGCCAGATGGGAGCTTGGGTAGTGTAAAAGCTGATGTGTTAGTTGATAAAGCTAAGACTCTATATCTAAGCGATTGCCAGGGTGAGATTGTCGAAACAATTCCCCAGTTTTATGTAGAAAATTTGTTGGCAGAGGTATATGAATAA
- a CDS encoding TonB-dependent siderophore receptor produces MGCENEYQYATRALLKSLLITGSVQGETRMKGGLMSEIRSVALALAVISSLVQPAHAGTQTAELSSQKSHSTRAAQMLVQSSDNVNKVTGVKINSTDKGIEIILESANAAALKPVNNNQGNSYIADIPNAVLALDKGGNFTQNNPAPGIVSISVTQTNTNTLRVTVIGEGGLPNTELFDGNEGLIFAVTPVVSATKPQQPTQAVAEVTEVKLNPTNNGLEIILTTPDGEKLPVLPKTEGNTYIIEINSAQLRLPSGGTFRQEKPIAGVSEITVTNSDANTIRMAVIGVDSIPKVELFDSDQGLIFGVASAASSTQAQTQPQTPTESTQPSASDEPIELTVTGEQDGYRVQDSSTATKIDVPLRDIPASVQVIPKEIIQDRQVVKLNELADNVSGVRRQETYGGLSSQGYFIRGFETGFETLRNGFKDSGFISPRDVSSIERVEFLKGPASILYGSISSPGGVVNTITKQPLSDPFYQINGTIGSDDFYRTSVDLTGPLLENRSALYRLNVAYENADSFRDFVNNESTYVGPIITVKAGENTDITFGYEYQKYDYTFDRGFPNNNRVVFDLPISRFLGEPNLNRGEFTSNNFTYVLESKFGYNNDWKFRQGFNVLNVSGSAGGVQANSINDDGLTVARGYRVSNDESSNISFQNEVSGKFNTGSIRHNILVGLELSSYSFQYEFFRGDIADLDIFNPIYGAQPESVSRSDFQKYGGSNIALYLQNLVEITPNLKLLAGGRFDWVDSFDRNLETGTTNNETSDSKFSPRVGIVYQPTDSTSIYGSWTNSFNPQIFGRSINNEAFKPETAEQFEVGIKQEFLDKRLSATLAYFDITKKNVLTTDPIDSDYQIQTGEQNSSGVELDVVGEILPGWKIIGTYTYTDAFVSEDNDPTLVNNRLAGVPYNSASLWTTYQLQKGNLQGLGLGFGLVYVGQRESGLPNNVKIPSYLRTDASVFYKRDNWRVGVNIKNLFDTKYYESQGFYIVPAAPFTVLGTVSFDF; encoded by the coding sequence ATGGGCTGTGAAAATGAGTATCAATATGCAACTAGAGCTTTACTTAAAAGCCTGTTAATTACAGGTTCAGTTCAAGGAGAAACAAGAATGAAGGGTGGGTTAATGAGTGAGATACGTTCGGTGGCATTAGCATTAGCGGTAATTAGCAGCTTAGTACAACCAGCCCATGCAGGAACACAGACAGCCGAACTATCTAGTCAGAAATCTCACTCTACAAGAGCGGCACAAATGCTTGTGCAAAGTAGCGATAACGTTAATAAAGTTACAGGCGTTAAAATAAATTCTACTGATAAAGGCATTGAAATTATTTTAGAAAGTGCCAACGCCGCAGCACTCAAACCTGTCAATAACAATCAAGGCAACAGTTACATAGCAGATATACCCAATGCAGTGCTAGCACTAGACAAAGGTGGAAACTTTACCCAAAATAATCCTGCACCAGGCATTGTATCCATCAGCGTCACTCAAACTAACACCAATACTTTGAGAGTAACTGTAATCGGTGAGGGAGGTTTACCTAATACAGAATTATTTGATGGTAATGAGGGTTTGATTTTTGCAGTTACACCAGTTGTATCTGCCACTAAACCACAGCAGCCAACACAAGCCGTGGCAGAAGTTACAGAAGTCAAACTTAATCCCACCAATAACGGTTTGGAAATCATCTTGACAACTCCAGATGGTGAAAAATTACCAGTATTGCCTAAGACTGAAGGCAACACATATATTATCGAAATTAACTCGGCTCAACTGCGCTTACCCAGTGGTGGTACATTCCGCCAAGAAAAACCCATTGCCGGAGTTAGTGAAATCACCGTGACTAACTCCGATGCCAACACTATCAGAATGGCTGTAATTGGAGTAGACAGTATTCCGAAAGTAGAGTTATTTGATAGTGACCAAGGTTTGATTTTCGGTGTCGCCTCAGCTGCATCCTCTACCCAAGCACAGACGCAACCCCAAACACCAACAGAATCAACCCAGCCATCGGCCTCTGACGAACCAATTGAATTAACAGTCACAGGTGAGCAAGACGGGTATCGCGTACAAGATTCATCAACTGCAACAAAAATAGATGTTCCACTACGTGACATACCTGCATCTGTACAGGTAATACCCAAAGAAATAATTCAAGACCGACAAGTAGTTAAACTCAACGAGCTAGCAGACAACGTTAGTGGTGTACGTCGTCAAGAGACTTATGGTGGACTTTCATCTCAAGGCTACTTCATTCGTGGTTTTGAGACAGGATTTGAGACTCTGCGTAATGGCTTCAAAGATTCTGGCTTCATTAGTCCGCGTGATGTTTCTAGTATCGAACGTGTAGAATTTCTCAAAGGGCCAGCATCAATTTTGTATGGTAGCATCAGCAGTCCTGGTGGTGTCGTCAACACAATTACTAAACAGCCGCTATCAGACCCGTTCTATCAAATCAATGGCACTATTGGCAGCGACGACTTTTACCGCACATCAGTTGATTTAACCGGGCCACTTTTAGAAAATCGTTCTGCTCTCTACCGCCTGAATGTAGCTTACGAAAATGCTGATAGTTTCCGTGACTTTGTGAATAATGAAAGTACTTATGTTGGGCCGATAATTACCGTGAAAGCGGGAGAAAATACAGATATTACCTTTGGTTATGAATACCAAAAGTATGACTACACTTTTGACCGAGGTTTTCCAAATAACAACAGGGTAGTTTTCGACCTCCCCATCAGCCGATTTTTAGGTGAACCCAATCTTAATAGAGGTGAATTTACATCTAATAATTTCACCTATGTTCTAGAAAGTAAATTTGGCTACAACAATGACTGGAAATTCCGCCAAGGTTTTAATGTCCTCAACGTTAGCGGTAGTGCGGGAGGCGTTCAAGCTAATTCTATAAACGATGATGGTCTAACTGTCGCGCGAGGATATCGAGTTAGTAATGATGAATCAAGCAACATTTCATTTCAAAATGAAGTTAGTGGCAAATTTAATACTGGCTCAATTCGTCATAATATCCTTGTGGGGTTAGAGTTATCCAGTTACAGTTTTCAGTACGAATTTTTTCGGGGAGATATTGCGGATTTAGATATTTTTAATCCGATTTATGGCGCACAACCAGAATCGGTGAGTCGCTCAGATTTTCAGAAGTATGGTGGAAGTAATATTGCACTATATTTACAAAATTTAGTCGAAATAACTCCAAATCTTAAATTGCTAGCTGGTGGGCGTTTTGACTGGGTTGATTCCTTTGATAGAAACTTGGAAACAGGCACAACTAACAACGAGACTTCAGATTCTAAATTTTCGCCACGAGTTGGGATAGTTTATCAACCTACTGATTCCACTTCAATTTATGGAAGTTGGACAAATTCCTTCAATCCGCAAATATTCGGGAGAAGTATTAATAACGAAGCATTTAAACCAGAAACAGCAGAACAATTTGAAGTAGGCATTAAGCAGGAGTTTCTTGACAAACGTCTCTCGGCAACTTTAGCTTATTTCGATATCACAAAGAAAAACGTTTTGACTACAGACCCTATTGATTCTGACTACCAAATCCAAACAGGTGAACAAAACAGTAGTGGTGTTGAACTCGATGTAGTTGGAGAAATTCTTCCTGGTTGGAAAATAATTGGCACATATACTTATACAGATGCCTTTGTCAGCGAAGATAATGATCCAACATTAGTTAATAATAGATTAGCTGGCGTACCTTACAACAGTGCTAGTTTGTGGACGACATATCAATTACAAAAAGGTAATTTACAAGGTTTAGGACTAGGATTTGGTCTAGTTTATGTAGGTCAAAGGGAATCTGGCTTACCAAATAATGTAAAAATTCCTTCTTATTTGAGAACAGATGCCAGTGTTTTCTATAAACGGGATAATTGGCGGGTTGGTGTCAACATTAAAAACCTATTTGATACTAAATATTACGAGTCTCAAGGGTTTTACATTGTTCCGGCTGCACCATTCACTGTTCTGGGAACTGTTTCTTTCGATTTTTAA
- a CDS encoding TauD/TfdA family dioxygenase, giving the protein MPELSYAHLSTKIRRKAISQLVQMTPLIANKTLPLLIQPNIEGVNLVNWVANNLELIKDSLYKHGGILFRSFQIPDIGEFEKLIKTVSGELIEYRDRSSPRSAIQGKIYTSTDHPAEESIFLHSENSYTATYPLKIFFHCVTPAQQGGETPIADTRKLYRKIPKEICDRFAQKQVMYVRNFGDGFGLPWQTVFQTDNREEVETFCHHQGIEFEWRESNKLRTRQIRPAIAKHPHTSDLVWFNHAVFFHVSTLETGIRKALLAEFSEEDLPHNTYYGDGSPIEVDVLDKLRTIYQQETIVFPWQTGDILMLDNMLTAHGRKPFVGKRKVVVGMSEPFSG; this is encoded by the coding sequence ATGCCTGAGTTAAGCTATGCTCATTTATCAACAAAGATTAGACGAAAAGCTATTAGTCAATTAGTGCAGATGACACCGTTGATTGCTAATAAAACTTTACCGCTGTTAATTCAACCTAATATTGAAGGTGTAAATCTTGTAAATTGGGTAGCAAATAATTTAGAATTAATCAAAGATTCTTTGTATAAGCATGGTGGAATTTTATTTCGTAGCTTTCAAATTCCAGATATAGGAGAGTTTGAAAAGTTAATCAAAACGGTATCGGGAGAGTTAATTGAATATCGCGATCGCTCTTCACCTCGGAGCGCAATTCAAGGTAAAATTTATACATCTACAGATCATCCTGCCGAGGAAAGTATTTTTCTCCATAGTGAGAACTCATACACGGCAACCTATCCGCTGAAAATTTTCTTTCACTGTGTGACACCAGCACAGCAGGGAGGTGAAACACCGATAGCTGATACACGAAAATTATATCGGAAAATACCTAAAGAAATTTGCGATCGCTTTGCCCAAAAACAAGTAATGTATGTGCGTAACTTTGGCGATGGTTTTGGCTTACCTTGGCAAACAGTATTTCAAACTGATAATCGTGAAGAAGTAGAGACTTTTTGTCACCATCAGGGTATAGAATTTGAGTGGAGAGAATCGAATAAATTAAGAACTCGACAAATCCGCCCAGCAATTGCTAAACATCCGCATACGAGTGATTTAGTTTGGTTTAATCATGCAGTATTCTTTCATGTTTCAACTTTAGAGACTGGTATTAGAAAAGCTTTATTAGCTGAGTTTTCTGAAGAAGATTTACCACATAATACCTACTATGGTGATGGTTCGCCAATTGAGGTAGATGTCTTAGATAAATTGCGTACTATTTATCAGCAAGAGACAATAGTTTTTCCTTGGCAGACTGGTGATATTTTGATGTTAGATAATATGCTAACAGCACATGGTAGAAAACCTTTTGTGGGTAAGAGAAAGGTTGTAGTAGGAATGTCAGAACCATTTAGTGGTTGA